From Pseudonocardia autotrophica, one genomic window encodes:
- a CDS encoding response regulator transcription factor has product MRPATRILVVDDERYLADLIATALRYQGYETTVACTAAEALELASGYRPHLVVLDVVLPDLSGWEVCARLRSRGDRVPVLFLTARDATEDTVHGLRIGGDDYVTKPFSIDELAARVEALLRRAGTGRPGALLRIADLEIDVDAYRVHRAGTELELTPTEFALLRLLVAHAGRVLSKRRILAEVWEYDFGGNDGVVQTYVSYLRRKLDAHGPPLIHTVPRVGYVVRAP; this is encoded by the coding sequence ATGAGGCCGGCAACCCGGATCCTGGTCGTCGACGACGAGCGCTACCTCGCCGATCTGATCGCCACCGCGCTGCGCTACCAGGGCTACGAGACCACGGTGGCCTGCACCGCCGCCGAAGCGCTCGAACTGGCGTCCGGGTACCGGCCGCACCTCGTCGTCCTCGACGTCGTGCTGCCCGATCTGTCCGGCTGGGAGGTCTGCGCACGGCTGCGCTCGCGCGGGGACCGGGTGCCGGTGCTGTTCCTGACCGCCCGGGACGCGACCGAGGACACGGTGCACGGGCTGCGCATCGGTGGCGACGACTACGTGACCAAGCCGTTCAGCATCGACGAGCTGGCCGCGCGGGTGGAGGCGCTGCTGCGCCGGGCGGGCACCGGGCGCCCCGGGGCGCTGCTCCGGATCGCCGACCTGGAGATCGACGTCGACGCCTACCGGGTGCACCGGGCCGGGACCGAACTGGAGCTGACACCGACCGAGTTCGCCCTGCTGCGGCTGCTCGTCGCGCACGCCGGGCGGGTGCTGAGCAAGCGGCGGATCCTGGCCGAGGTGTGGGAGTACGACTTCGGCGGCAACGACGGCGTCGTGCAGACCTACGTGTCCTATCTGCGCCGCAAGCTCGATGCGCACGGTCCGCCGCTGATCCACACGGTGCCCCGGGTCGGCTACGTCGTGCGGGCGCCCTGA
- a CDS encoding type II toxin-antitoxin system VapC family toxin, producing the protein MTPAGPAVLDASAVLAWLRAEPGAEVVDTYLPAAVLSAVNLAEVHQKLAQHGVDADRAIARLRTVGIRIEPLDVADATAAAKLWPTTRTAGLSLGDRCCLALAARLAGPAITADQAWTGLDLDVTVVAIR; encoded by the coding sequence ATGACCCCGGCCGGGCCGGCAGTGCTGGACGCCTCCGCGGTCCTGGCCTGGCTGCGCGCCGAGCCCGGCGCCGAGGTCGTCGACACGTACCTGCCCGCCGCGGTGCTCTCGGCGGTCAACCTCGCCGAGGTGCACCAGAAACTCGCCCAGCACGGCGTCGACGCCGACCGGGCCATCGCCCGCCTGCGCACCGTCGGGATCCGGATCGAGCCACTCGATGTCGCCGACGCGACCGCCGCGGCGAAGCTGTGGCCCACCACCCGGACGGCGGGGCTGTCCCTCGGCGACCGGTGCTGTCTCGCACTGGCCGCTCGCCTCGCAGGTCCTGCGATCACCGCCGACCAGGCGTGGACAGGGCTCGATCTCGACGTCACTGTCGTAGCGATCCGCTAG
- a CDS encoding CoA transferase has product MNGPTGLSGRIRAAVAHPATDDAFDPAAALDGLLAGTGLSAADAGGRIGFVGADPVVPSALRLGGGAAVALAAKSVGVAAIHRDRGGDGQDVTVDVRRAPHRLCPFYDRRWELLNGYPAASPAITSQALGFTFHETRDGRWVMPLNPYPKLRHAAETFLGAPEAGVADAIRRWDAADLEEAAAAAGIVLPMARTPQEWLDTAQHAAIADTPPITLRRIGDAPPEPFPGRDRPEQPLDGLRALGMGHVIAGAGTGRSLALHGADVLNVWRPDEFEHDTTYISANVGVRSCTVDPRTSGGRSLLRGLLAGADVFHANRRPGYLESIGLSAEEAAAVRPGIVHATTTLHGPHGPWADRIGFDQSAGTLVGMMTLEGGGGRPRLSPILVVNDYIVSWLAAAGICAALRRRATEGGSWAVEVSLVRAALWMLELGVFDLGYAREIAGTGTEHAYPDPETFTASTPLGHYQGVTDQVRMTATPGGYRTVLVPRGSSRPGWLPHGAQAESHGPVV; this is encoded by the coding sequence GTGAACGGCCCGACGGGTCTGTCCGGGCGGATCCGGGCCGCCGTCGCACATCCCGCCACCGACGACGCGTTCGACCCGGCCGCCGCCCTGGACGGCCTGCTGGCCGGGACCGGGCTGTCCGCTGCCGATGCCGGCGGCCGGATCGGCTTCGTCGGTGCCGATCCGGTGGTGCCCAGCGCGCTGCGGCTCGGCGGGGGAGCGGCGGTCGCGCTCGCCGCGAAGTCGGTCGGCGTCGCCGCGATCCACCGGGACCGCGGCGGCGACGGCCAGGACGTCACGGTCGACGTCCGCCGCGCCCCGCACCGGCTCTGCCCGTTCTACGACCGGCGCTGGGAGCTGCTCAACGGCTATCCGGCGGCCAGCCCGGCGATCACCTCGCAGGCACTCGGGTTCACCTTCCACGAGACGCGCGACGGCCGCTGGGTGATGCCGCTCAACCCGTACCCGAAGCTGCGGCACGCCGCCGAGACCTTCCTCGGGGCGCCCGAGGCAGGCGTCGCCGACGCGATCCGCCGGTGGGACGCCGCGGACCTGGAGGAGGCCGCGGCCGCCGCCGGGATCGTGCTGCCGATGGCCCGGACCCCGCAGGAGTGGCTCGACACCGCGCAGCACGCCGCGATCGCGGACACACCGCCGATCACGCTGCGCCGGATCGGGGACGCCCCGCCCGAGCCGTTCCCCGGCCGCGACCGGCCCGAGCAGCCGCTGGACGGGCTGCGCGCGCTCGGCATGGGGCACGTGATCGCCGGGGCAGGCACCGGCCGCTCGCTCGCGCTGCACGGCGCCGACGTGCTCAACGTGTGGCGGCCCGACGAGTTCGAGCACGACACCACCTACATCAGCGCGAACGTCGGCGTCCGTTCCTGCACGGTGGACCCGCGCACATCGGGCGGCCGGTCACTGCTGCGCGGGCTGCTCGCCGGGGCCGACGTCTTCCACGCCAACCGGCGGCCCGGCTACCTGGAGTCGATCGGACTGTCGGCGGAGGAGGCGGCGGCCGTCCGGCCCGGGATCGTGCACGCCACGACCACCCTGCACGGCCCGCACGGGCCGTGGGCGGACCGGATCGGCTTCGACCAGTCCGCGGGCACCCTGGTCGGGATGATGACGCTGGAGGGCGGCGGGGGCCGGCCGCGGCTGTCCCCGATCCTGGTCGTCAACGACTACATCGTGTCCTGGCTGGCGGCCGCCGGGATCTGCGCGGCACTGCGCAGGCGCGCCACCGAGGGTGGCTCGTGGGCGGTCGAGGTGTCGCTGGTCCGGGCCGCGCTGTGGATGCTGGAGCTGGGCGTGTTCGATCTCGGCTACGCCAGGGAGATCGCCGGGACCGGCACCGAGCACGCGTACCCCGATCCGGAGACGTTCACCGCGTCCACCCCGCTCGGGCACTACCAGGGCGTCACCGACCAGGTCAGGATGACGGCGACGCCCGGCGGGTACCGCACGGTGCTGGTGCCGCGCGGGTCGTCGCGGCCGGGGTGGCTGCCACACGGCGCCCAGGCGGAGTCACACGGTCCTGTTGTGTGA
- a CDS encoding DUF368 domain-containing protein has translation MSGVHLARGAAIGVVETIPGVSGGTMALVVGIYERLIAQAGHLVGAVRALLPGQAGGDVRPREQLRRLDWGLLVPVAIGMILAVVLASRVLPDLIESHPVGARAVFFGMVAASVAVPLRITGMLRGWREWAIVVVAFVVTYLVSSLPPAAGDGRPPYILVGLAAAIAICALVLPGFSGSFLLLVFGLYEPTLRAVAEFDIAYIAVFALGAIVGLGTFVSLLQWLLEHHRRTLMVIMVGVLLGALRALWPWQDDARGVLTPDPGWIAMLIPALLGAALVIGIMLLERRVEPRSADADGGAASGTVSEQAAATVPPSAEEETRFLRPVRPADTPDGGPADVTRPLPRIDRRDGPGNP, from the coding sequence ATGTCCGGAGTCCACCTCGCGCGTGGCGCGGCGATCGGTGTCGTCGAGACGATCCCCGGCGTCAGTGGCGGGACGATGGCCCTCGTCGTCGGTATCTACGAGCGGCTGATCGCCCAGGCCGGTCACCTGGTGGGCGCGGTGCGAGCGCTGCTGCCCGGCCAGGCCGGCGGCGACGTCCGCCCCCGCGAGCAGTTGCGGCGCCTGGACTGGGGCCTGCTGGTGCCGGTCGCGATCGGGATGATCCTGGCCGTCGTGCTGGCGTCGCGGGTGCTGCCCGACCTGATCGAGTCGCATCCGGTCGGCGCGCGGGCGGTGTTCTTCGGCATGGTCGCCGCGTCGGTCGCGGTGCCGCTGCGGATCACCGGGATGCTGCGCGGATGGCGCGAGTGGGCGATCGTGGTCGTCGCGTTCGTGGTGACCTACCTGGTGAGCAGCCTGCCGCCGGCCGCTGGTGACGGCAGGCCGCCCTACATCCTCGTCGGGCTCGCCGCCGCCATCGCGATCTGCGCGCTGGTGCTGCCCGGCTTCTCCGGCTCGTTCCTGCTGCTGGTGTTCGGCCTGTACGAGCCGACCCTGCGCGCGGTCGCCGAGTTCGACATCGCCTACATCGCGGTGTTCGCGCTCGGCGCGATCGTCGGGCTCGGCACCTTCGTCTCGCTGCTGCAGTGGCTGCTCGAGCACCACCGCCGCACCCTGATGGTGATCATGGTCGGGGTACTGCTGGGTGCGCTCCGGGCGCTCTGGCCCTGGCAGGACGACGCCCGCGGCGTGCTCACCCCGGACCCGGGCTGGATCGCCATGCTGATCCCCGCGCTGCTCGGCGCCGCGCTCGTGATCGGCATCATGCTGCTGGAGCGCCGGGTCGAGCCGCGCTCCGCCGATGCCGACGGCGGTGCGGCGTCCGGGACCGTGTCCGAGCAGGCGGCGGCGACCGTGCCGCCGTCCGCCGAGGAGGAGACCCGGTTCCTGCGCCCGGTCCGCCCGGCCGACACCCCCGACGGGGGCCCGGCCGACGTGACCCGCCCGCTCCCCCGGATCGATCGGCGGGACGGTCCCGGAAACCCTTGA
- a CDS encoding AbrB/MazE/SpoVT family DNA-binding domain-containing protein, with protein MSAEVNDGGSAEVVVNQDGRILIPAQIRRDLRMTAGSTLLLSVEDGRVVLETREQLIARMRQEIAESWTGDPDTSPADELIAERRAEAAAENAR; from the coding sequence ATGTCAGCTGAGGTGAACGACGGTGGATCAGCCGAGGTGGTCGTCAACCAGGACGGGCGCATCCTCATCCCGGCCCAGATCCGTCGAGACCTCCGGATGACCGCCGGATCGACCCTGCTCCTGTCCGTCGAGGACGGACGTGTGGTGCTCGAGACCCGTGAGCAGCTCATCGCCCGGATGCGTCAGGAGATCGCCGAATCCTGGACCGGTGACCCCGACACCTCCCCGGCCGACGAGCTGATCGCCGAGCGTCGTGCCGAGGCGGCCGCCGAGAACGCCCGATGA
- a CDS encoding acyclic terpene utilization AtuA family protein: MGTRSLRIANVSGYLGDRYTAVDEVMAGDPVDVLMGDYLAEITLAALAAGARRGKPGYVGYALDQLGPHLPEIARRGLRVVTNAGGFDPAGMAAELRRRIAAAGVTLRVAHVTGDGVLDRLAGFHADGHGLEHLDTGAPLKDWGVEPIAANAYLGGFGIAAALAAGADIVVTGRVTDASLTAGPAAWWHGLTPDDHDALAGAVTAGHVIECGAHATGGNFSGFRDVPGMLRPGFPIAEIAADGSSVITKHGADGGAVTVDTVTAQLLYEIQGPRYLNPDVTVHLDTVRLTQQGPDRVAIGPVTGSPPPPTAKVAVFAPIGYEISTMLFCTAPDVEAKVALLRSQLADRLAGHVDQLEITPLGVAADDPADQWAATVPIRVIATARDPEPLRRFAPAVGSLYLQGFPGFHHDGHAPRATEPWPRIEYWPALLEATLLDEHVVLDDGTRIDPPRPTRTAGPEELAQPVHPEPPLPEPDGDPVQLGRFVHARAGDKGGNANVGIWVKDPAHWDWLRATLGTERVATLLPEAGGAIVRHEFPHLGAVHLVLVGLLGSGGSANLRVDQIGKSVGEYLRAKHVPGPR, encoded by the coding sequence ATGGGCACACGATCGCTGCGGATCGCGAACGTCTCCGGCTACCTGGGTGACCGGTACACCGCGGTCGACGAGGTGATGGCGGGTGATCCGGTGGACGTCCTGATGGGCGACTACCTGGCCGAGATCACCCTGGCCGCACTGGCCGCCGGCGCCCGGCGCGGCAAGCCGGGCTACGTCGGCTACGCGCTCGACCAGCTCGGCCCGCACCTGCCCGAGATCGCCCGGCGCGGGCTGCGGGTGGTCACCAACGCGGGCGGGTTCGACCCGGCCGGGATGGCCGCCGAGCTGCGCCGCCGGATCGCCGCCGCCGGGGTGACGTTGCGGGTCGCGCACGTCACCGGCGACGGGGTGCTGGATCGGCTGGCCGGCTTCCACGCCGACGGGCACGGCCTGGAGCATCTGGACACCGGTGCCCCGCTCAAGGACTGGGGCGTCGAGCCGATCGCCGCGAACGCCTACCTCGGCGGCTTCGGGATCGCGGCCGCACTCGCGGCGGGTGCCGACATCGTGGTGACCGGCCGGGTCACCGACGCCTCGCTCACCGCGGGCCCGGCGGCCTGGTGGCACGGCCTCACCCCGGACGACCACGACGCGCTGGCCGGCGCCGTCACCGCCGGGCACGTGATCGAGTGCGGCGCGCACGCGACCGGCGGCAACTTCTCCGGGTTCCGCGACGTCCCGGGGATGCTGCGGCCCGGGTTCCCGATCGCCGAGATCGCCGCCGACGGATCGAGCGTGATCACCAAGCACGGCGCCGACGGTGGTGCGGTCACCGTCGACACGGTCACCGCGCAGCTGCTCTACGAGATCCAGGGCCCGCGCTACCTCAATCCGGACGTCACGGTGCACCTGGACACCGTGCGGCTGACCCAGCAGGGCCCGGACCGGGTGGCGATCGGCCCGGTCACCGGCTCCCCGCCACCACCGACCGCGAAGGTCGCGGTGTTCGCACCGATCGGCTACGAGATCTCGACGATGCTGTTCTGCACCGCCCCGGACGTCGAGGCGAAGGTGGCGCTGCTGCGCAGCCAGCTGGCCGATCGGCTGGCGGGCCACGTCGACCAGCTGGAGATCACCCCGCTCGGTGTCGCCGCCGACGATCCGGCCGACCAGTGGGCGGCGACGGTGCCGATCCGGGTGATCGCCACCGCCCGGGACCCGGAGCCGCTGCGCCGCTTCGCCCCGGCCGTCGGCTCGCTGTACCTGCAGGGCTTCCCCGGGTTCCACCACGACGGGCACGCCCCGCGGGCGACCGAGCCCTGGCCCAGGATCGAGTACTGGCCGGCGCTGCTGGAAGCGACGCTGCTCGACGAGCACGTCGTGCTCGACGACGGCACCCGGATCGATCCGCCGCGCCCGACCCGGACCGCAGGCCCGGAGGAGCTCGCCCAGCCGGTGCATCCCGAGCCACCGCTGCCCGAACCCGACGGCGACCCGGTCCAGCTCGGCCGGTTCGTGCACGCCAGGGCAGGCGACAAGGGCGGCAACGCGAACGTCGGGATCTGGGTGAAGGATCCGGCGCACTGGGACTGGCTGCGCGCCACACTGGGCACCGAGCGGGTGGCGACGCTGCTCCCGGAGGCGGGCGGGGCGATCGTCCGGCACGAGTTCCCGCACCTCGGCGCGGTGCACCTGGTGCTGGTCGGGCTGCTCGGCTCGGGCGGCTCGGCGAACCTGCGGGTCGACCAGATCGGCAAGTCCGTGGGCGAGTACCTGCGGGCCAAGCACGTGCCGGGTCCGCGGTGA
- a CDS encoding LysR family transcriptional regulator, with product MELFHLRYFIAVADELNLTRAAARLHLAASPLSRRIRDLERELGTPLFVRSARGMALTEAGRALLPRAREIVHRVDTLPGEIAAADGHPVASVGMAPDVTAAVRDGYLARLRAAHPALAVRIRPGPSSELAKAVARGDLDLAFVHGRTDDPRLRERRIDSRPAGVAVGHGLGFDDRTEIRLDELAELPYASIRYDAAPAVYRATGELLAVHGVHGRIELDTHSPGDLAHVVAAGQAFTLVALGSGATHKAFVGEPVHVLPVTGADVRLTTEAVWRGDREDDAVVRLLIAAAAR from the coding sequence GTGGAACTGTTCCACCTGCGCTATTTCATCGCCGTCGCCGACGAGCTGAACCTGACCCGGGCCGCGGCCCGGCTGCATCTGGCCGCCTCGCCGCTGTCGCGGCGCATCCGCGATCTCGAACGCGAGCTCGGGACGCCGCTGTTCGTCCGGTCCGCGCGCGGGATGGCGCTCACCGAGGCGGGCCGGGCGCTGCTCCCCCGCGCCCGGGAGATCGTGCACCGGGTGGACACGCTGCCCGGCGAGATCGCCGCCGCCGACGGTCATCCGGTCGCCTCGGTCGGGATGGCCCCCGACGTCACCGCGGCCGTGCGGGACGGTTACCTGGCACGGCTGCGGGCCGCCCACCCCGCGCTGGCGGTGCGGATCCGGCCCGGGCCCAGCTCGGAGCTCGCCAAGGCGGTGGCCCGCGGCGATCTGGATCTCGCCTTCGTACACGGGCGGACCGACGACCCGCGACTGCGGGAGCGGCGGATCGACTCCCGGCCGGCGGGCGTCGCCGTCGGGCACGGGCTGGGGTTCGACGACCGCACGGAGATCCGGCTCGACGAGCTCGCCGAGCTGCCCTACGCCTCGATCCGGTACGACGCGGCCCCGGCCGTCTACCGGGCGACCGGCGAGCTGCTGGCCGTGCACGGGGTGCACGGGCGGATCGAACTCGACACGCACAGTCCCGGCGATCTCGCCCACGTCGTGGCGGCCGGGCAGGCATTCACCCTGGTCGCGCTCGGGTCGGGGGCGACCCACAAGGCGTTCGTCGGGGAGCCGGTGCACGTGCTGCCGGTGACCGGCGCCGACGTCCGGCTCACCACTGAGGCGGTGTGGCGGGGCGACCGGGAGGACGACGCCGTCGTGCGGCTACTGATCGCGGCCGCCGCCCGCTGA
- a CDS encoding sensor histidine kinase, producing MASAAGVLLAGLVLTGGATFGALQDWRASQVDDQLRLAAGTVLAALPAAGGPSPLRTVAGEPGPLWTTLVGRGDLPSFLQLRAPDGGPLETVALAPAPAVPGGLEHGAGPVAVTGVDGTPWRVLAVPVPDGTTLVVGQPTAASTELMERTRNVLVGTGLAALLLLTGVATVLVRRGLRPLDRIADAATAIGSGDLTRRVPDGAAPGTEVGRLAAALNAMLARLEEAFTARARSEDRLRRFVADASHELRTPLTTVRGYAELFRHGADRRPDDLAEAMRRIEEEATRMSSLVDELLLLARLDQGPVTERRPVDVAGLAAAALGTARAADPARSWALTVHGPTEVRGDGVQLRRVLDNLLTNVREHTPAGTAAVVTVSGADEAAGGVVLEVADDGPGVPDAERERVLERFHQVGGPAGRPGGGGSGLGLAIVAAVVAAHGGTVRVGAGAGGGCLVRIGLPRTPAGGADRAPGDSAGGGRDQ from the coding sequence GTGGCCAGCGCGGCTGGGGTGCTGCTGGCCGGCCTGGTGCTCACCGGCGGAGCCACCTTCGGTGCGCTGCAGGACTGGCGGGCCAGTCAGGTGGACGACCAGCTGCGGCTCGCTGCCGGGACGGTGCTCGCCGCGCTGCCGGCCGCCGGCGGCCCGTCGCCGCTGCGCACCGTCGCCGGCGAACCGGGCCCGCTGTGGACGACCCTGGTGGGCCGCGGTGATCTGCCGTCGTTCCTGCAGCTGCGTGCGCCGGACGGCGGTCCGCTCGAGACGGTGGCGCTCGCTCCGGCCCCGGCCGTCCCCGGCGGCCTGGAACACGGTGCCGGGCCGGTGGCGGTGACCGGGGTGGACGGGACACCGTGGCGGGTGCTGGCCGTGCCGGTCCCGGACGGGACCACGCTGGTCGTGGGGCAGCCGACGGCCGCCTCCACCGAGCTGATGGAGCGCACCCGCAACGTGCTCGTCGGGACCGGGCTGGCCGCGCTGCTGCTGCTCACGGGGGTGGCGACGGTGCTGGTGCGCCGCGGTCTGCGACCACTGGACCGGATCGCCGACGCGGCGACGGCGATCGGGTCCGGTGATCTGACCCGCCGGGTACCGGACGGCGCGGCTCCCGGCACCGAGGTCGGCCGGCTCGCAGCGGCGCTGAACGCGATGCTGGCCCGGCTGGAGGAGGCGTTCACCGCGCGGGCCCGGTCCGAGGACCGGCTGCGCCGGTTCGTGGCGGACGCCTCGCACGAGCTGCGCACACCGCTCACCACGGTGCGCGGGTACGCGGAGCTGTTCCGGCACGGCGCCGACCGCCGCCCGGACGATCTCGCCGAGGCGATGCGCCGGATCGAGGAGGAGGCGACCCGGATGAGTTCGCTGGTCGACGAGCTGTTGCTGCTCGCCCGGCTCGACCAGGGGCCGGTGACCGAGCGCCGCCCGGTCGACGTCGCCGGGCTCGCCGCCGCCGCGCTCGGGACGGCGCGGGCTGCCGATCCGGCTCGGTCCTGGGCGCTCACGGTGCACGGCCCGACCGAGGTCCGCGGTGACGGCGTGCAGCTGCGCCGGGTGCTGGACAACCTGCTCACCAACGTCCGGGAGCACACACCCGCCGGCACCGCCGCCGTCGTCACCGTGTCCGGTGCCGACGAGGCAGCGGGCGGGGTCGTGCTGGAGGTGGCCGACGACGGCCCCGGGGTGCCCGACGCCGAGCGAGAACGGGTGCTGGAACGGTTCCACCAGGTCGGTGGCCCGGCCGGCCGGCCGGGGGGCGGCGGATCGGGGCTCGGGCTGGCGATCGTCGCGGCGGTGGTCGCGGCGCACGGCGGCACGGTGCGGGTCGGCGCCGGCGCCGGCGGGGGCTGCCTGGTCCGGATCGGGCTGCCCCGCACCCCGGCCGGCGGGGCCGATCGCGCCCCCGGTGACTCAGCGGGCGGCGGCCGCGATCAGTAG
- a CDS encoding PPOX class F420-dependent oxidoreductase, whose product MSIFSESELGYLRGTGRLARLATIGPDGGPQVRPVGYLVNQDGTIDVGGIDNPATQKWRNVRRDERVALVVDDTGDGPGWSPRWVEVRGTAELLPGVVPGGALRDAAPGVIRIRPRRILAHVDGTSHNRTV is encoded by the coding sequence ATGAGCATCTTCAGCGAGAGCGAACTCGGATACCTGCGCGGGACGGGCCGGCTCGCCCGGCTGGCCACGATCGGGCCGGACGGGGGCCCACAGGTCCGGCCGGTCGGCTACCTGGTGAACCAGGACGGCACGATCGACGTCGGCGGCATCGACAACCCGGCCACCCAGAAATGGCGCAACGTGCGGCGGGACGAGCGGGTCGCGCTCGTCGTGGACGACACCGGGGACGGTCCGGGCTGGTCGCCGCGCTGGGTCGAGGTGCGCGGGACCGCCGAGCTGCTGCCGGGCGTGGTGCCCGGCGGCGCGCTCCGCGACGCCGCGCCCGGCGTGATCCGGATCCGGCCACGGCGGATCCTGGCCCATGTCGACGGCACCTCACACAACAGGACCGTGTGA
- a CDS encoding MMPL family transporter, with the protein MDRLSRAVLARPGRTTALLTVLFLAGCASIALLLPRVSETNEYPALAGYRANEAIRDVVGTGGYERPVIGVVTLAPGQYPDDPATAAAVGDAYAAAGRAVGARVLSPIDAPSQATRSADGRVLAGLFSGAPVEQGGLPGSALGEGPGLETAVYAAMTPLLPPGAELRVTGLDALATGVDTGGLNAPVKLAVTVGAALVVLVWVFRSRLAVVPLVVAAVATPVAFLGLLLVSPLITVHETTVIMLPLLGVGLAVDYALIVVARWREERASALPGEPRSAAVHRTMATSGRAVLTSTAAVAFGLATMIVLPIPLLRSLGVGGMLVTLASALVTLLLLPVLLARMPDPAPERIVAGPGWARWTRFVVRHRVPAAASAGGLLLGLCAVATGINLHLPASPDLAATGPGRDGLNALQTAGLPTGLLSGFDVFVPPGADPAAVARHLASVPGVAAAIAPDGDEWRAAAGSVLTVLPHDEAGTGAGRATVQAVRDAAPSGVQVGGNATQQLDYLDATYGTFPLMLALVGLVTLVVLTRALRSVLLALKAVLFCLLSLGAVLGALVLLWQWGWGTEALLGITPDGAIGTFVPVTVFAFLYGLTTDYEVFLLSRVREARDAGMDTTEALVEGLGRSGRVVGYAALILFFSFAAMAGGGELDVAIFASGVALGILIDATLIRAVLLPAGVALLGSWNWWLPAPAARLLGVAPAPRRTGE; encoded by the coding sequence ATGGACCGACTCTCCCGCGCCGTGCTCGCCCGCCCCGGGCGGACGACGGCGCTGCTCACCGTGCTGTTCCTCGCCGGATGCGCGTCCATCGCACTGCTGCTCCCGAGGGTGTCCGAGACCAACGAGTACCCGGCGCTGGCCGGCTACCGGGCGAACGAGGCGATCCGGGACGTGGTCGGCACCGGGGGCTACGAGCGCCCGGTCATCGGGGTGGTGACGCTCGCGCCCGGTCAGTACCCGGACGATCCGGCGACCGCCGCCGCGGTCGGTGACGCCTACGCCGCGGCGGGCCGTGCGGTCGGCGCCCGGGTGCTCTCCCCGATCGACGCCCCGTCGCAGGCGACCCGCTCTGCGGACGGCCGGGTGCTGGCCGGGTTGTTCTCCGGCGCTCCGGTCGAGCAGGGCGGACTACCCGGCAGCGCGCTCGGTGAGGGACCCGGGCTGGAGACCGCGGTCTACGCCGCGATGACGCCGCTGCTGCCACCCGGGGCGGAGCTGCGGGTGACCGGGCTGGACGCGCTCGCCACCGGTGTCGACACAGGTGGCCTGAACGCTCCGGTCAAGCTGGCGGTCACCGTCGGCGCCGCGCTGGTCGTGCTGGTGTGGGTGTTCCGGTCCCGGCTGGCGGTGGTGCCGCTGGTCGTCGCCGCGGTCGCCACCCCGGTCGCGTTCCTCGGGCTGCTCCTGGTCAGTCCGCTGATCACGGTGCACGAGACGACCGTGATCATGCTGCCGCTGCTGGGCGTCGGGCTGGCGGTCGACTACGCGCTGATCGTGGTGGCCCGCTGGCGGGAGGAGCGGGCGTCCGCGCTGCCGGGCGAGCCCCGCTCCGCAGCAGTGCACCGGACGATGGCCACGTCCGGCCGGGCCGTGCTGACCAGCACGGCCGCCGTCGCGTTCGGCCTGGCCACGATGATCGTGCTGCCGATCCCGCTGCTGCGGAGCCTGGGTGTCGGCGGGATGCTGGTGACGTTGGCGTCCGCGCTGGTCACCCTGCTGTTGTTGCCGGTGCTGCTGGCACGGATGCCCGATCCTGCACCGGAACGCATTGTTGCCGGGCCCGGCTGGGCCCGCTGGACCAGGTTCGTGGTGCGGCACCGGGTGCCGGCGGCTGCATCGGCCGGCGGGCTCCTGCTCGGCCTCTGCGCGGTGGCCACCGGGATCAACCTGCACCTTCCGGCCAGCCCGGACCTGGCCGCGACCGGGCCCGGCCGGGACGGCCTGAACGCGCTGCAGACGGCCGGGCTGCCGACCGGGCTGCTCTCCGGGTTCGACGTGTTCGTGCCGCCGGGAGCCGATCCGGCCGCGGTCGCCCGGCACCTGGCGTCGGTACCGGGAGTGGCGGCGGCCATCGCCCCGGACGGCGACGAATGGCGGGCGGCCGCCGGATCGGTGCTGACGGTGCTGCCGCACGATGAGGCAGGCACCGGGGCCGGGCGGGCGACGGTGCAGGCGGTGCGCGACGCCGCCCCGTCCGGGGTGCAGGTCGGCGGGAACGCCACCCAGCAGTTGGACTACCTCGACGCGACCTACGGCACGTTCCCGCTGATGCTGGCTCTGGTCGGACTGGTCACGCTCGTCGTACTCACCCGGGCGCTGCGCTCGGTGCTGCTCGCGCTCAAGGCAGTCCTGTTCTGTCTGCTCTCGCTCGGCGCGGTGCTGGGCGCGCTGGTCCTGCTGTGGCAGTGGGGCTGGGGTACCGAGGCGCTGCTCGGCATCACCCCGGACGGCGCGATCGGGACCTTCGTGCCGGTCACCGTGTTCGCCTTCCTCTACGGGCTGACCACCGACTACGAGGTGTTCCTGCTGTCGCGGGTGCGCGAGGCCCGCGACGCCGGGATGGACACCACCGAGGCGCTGGTGGAGGGGCTGGGCCGATCCGGCCGGGTGGTGGGCTACGCCGCACTGATCCTGTTCTTCTCGTTCGCGGCGATGGCCGGCGGCGGGGAGCTGGACGTGGCGATCTTCGCCTCCGGGGTGGCGCTCGGGATCCTGATCGACGCGACACTGATCCGTGCCGTGCTGCTACCGGCGGGGGTTGCACTGCTGGGGAGCTGGAACTGGTGGCTGCCCGCCCCCGCCGCCCGGCTGCTCGGGGTCGCGCCCGCCCCCCGGCGCACCGGAGAGTGA